The Stomoxys calcitrans chromosome 3, idStoCalc2.1, whole genome shotgun sequence genome includes a region encoding these proteins:
- the LOC106089636 gene encoding inosine triphosphate pyrophosphatase: MSRPITFVTGNAKKLEELVAILGPNFPRQVISKKIDLPELQGEIDDIAIKKCKEAARQVDGPVLVEDTCLCFNALQNLPGPYIKWFLEKLQPEGLHKLLTGWEDKSAKAVCTLAFSEGKDNDPILFQGITEGIIVEPRGPRDFGWDPIFQPIGYKLTYAEMPKEEKNKISHRFRALDALQQHFSA, translated from the exons ATGTCCCGACCAATTACATTTGTAACCGGCAATGCGAAAAAATTAGAGGAACTAGTGGctatacttggacctaattttccTCGTCAGGTGATATCGAAGAAAATCGATTTGCCTGAGCTACAAGGTGAAATTGATGACATAGCAATTAAGAAATGCAAAGAAGCCGCAAGACAAGTGGATGGTCCGGTGCTGGTCGAAGATACCTGTTTGTGTTTCAATGCTTTGCAAAATCTACCAG GTCCTTATATTAAATGGTTTTTGGAGAAATTACAGCCCGAAGGATTGCATAAACTTCTTACCGGTTGGGAAGACAAATCCGCAAAAGCTGTGTGCACTTTAGCATTTTCCGAGGGAAAGGACAACGATCCCATATTGTTTCAAGGCATAACTGAGGGTATCATTGTGGAACCACGTGGTCCCAGAGATTTTGGCTGGGATCCTATATTTCAACCTATTGGTTATAAATTGACATATGCAGAAATGCCAAAGGAGGAAAAGAATAAAATATCACATAGATTTCGTGCTTTAGATGCTTTGCAACAACATTTCTCAGCGTAA